The sequence CCCTGCGAAGGGTTACTTCTTCCGGCGACGCCCGCCCGCGGCCTTCTGCGCCTTGCGACGCTCCGCCCGCGTCATCCCGTCACCGTCACCGCCGGCGACGTCACTGTCGAAGTCGCCCTCGACGACACCGCCCTCCCCGTCCACCGTCGGGGCGGAGAAGTGCAGCCGGTCGGGCCGCTGCGGAGCGTCCAGGCCCTTCGCCCGGATCTCCGGACGCGCGCCCACCGGCTCCTTCGTCAGCGACGGCGCCGCGTCCTGCACCGGCAGCTCCTCGACCTGCTGCTCGACCTGGACCTCCAGGTTGAACAGGTAGCCGACGGACTCCTCCTTGATGCCCTCCTGCATGGCGTTGAACATGTCGAAGCCCTCGCGCTGGTACTCGACCAGCGGGTCCTTCTGGGCCATGGCCCGCAGGCCGATGCCCTCCTGCAGGTAGTCCATCTCGTACAGGTGCTCACGCCACTTGCGGTCGAGCACCGACAGGACCACGCGCCGCTCCAGCTCACGCATGATCTCGGAGCCGAGCGTCTTCTCGCGCGTCTCGTACTGCTCGTGGATGTCGTCCTTGACGGACTCCGCGATGAACTCGGCGGTGATGCCCGCGCGGTCGCCCGCGGCGTCCTCCAGCTCCTCGATGGTGACCTTCACCGGGTAGAGCTGCCGGAAGGCGCCCCACAGGCGCTCCAGGTCCCACTCCTCGGCGAAGCCCTCGACCGTCTCGGCCGCGATGTACGCGTCGATGGTGTCGTCCATCATGTGGCGCACCTGGTCCTGCAGGTCCTCGCCCTCCAGGACGCGGCGGCGCTCGCCGTAGATGACCTCACGCTGGTTGTTGAGGACCTCGTCGTACTTCAGGACGTTCTTACGCGTCTCGAAGTTCTGGGTCTCCACCTGCGACTGGGCCGACGCGATCGCGCGCGTCACCATCTTGTTCTCGATCGGCACGTCGTCGGGGACGTTCGCCATCGCCATGACGCGCTCGACCATCTGCGCCTTGAACAGACGCATCAGGTCGTCGCCCAGCGACAGGTAGAAGCGGGACTCGCCCGGGTCGCCCTGTCGGCCGGAGCGACCGCGCAGCTGGTTGTCGATACGGCGGGACTCGTGGCGCTCGGTGCCCAGCACGTACAGCCCGCCGAGCTCCTTGACCTCCTCGAACTCCGCCTTGACCGCGGCCTCGGCCCGGGTCAGCGCCGCGGGGAGGGCGTGCGCCCACTCCTCGATGTGCTCCTCCGGGTCCAGGCCCTGCTGGCGCAGCTCGGCCTCGGCGAGGTCGTCCGGGTTGCCGCCGAGCTTGATGTCGGTACCACGACCGGCCATGTTCGTGGCGACCGTGACCGCGCCCCGGCGGCCGGCCTGGGCGACGATCGTCGCCTCACGGTCGTGCTGCTTGGCGTTGAGCACCTCGTGCGGGATGCCGCGCTTGGAGAGCTGCTGGGAGAGGTACTCGGACTTCTCGACCGACGTCGTACCGACGAGGATCGGCTGGCCCTTCTCGTGCTTCTCCGCGATGTCGTCGACGACGGCGGCGAACTTCGCGACCTCGGTCCGGTAGATCAGGTCCGGCTGGTCCTTGCGGACCAGGTCGCGGTTGGTCGGGATCGGGACGACACCGAGCTTGTAGATCTGGTGGAACTCGGCGGCCTCGGTCATGGCCGTACCGGTCATGCCCGACAGCTTCGAGTACAGGCGGAAGAAGTTCTGCAGGGTGATCGTGGCGAGGGTCTGGTTCTCGTCCTTGATGTCCACCCCTTCCTTCGCCTCGATCGCCTGGTGCATGCCCTCGTTGTAGCGACGGCCGGCGAGGATACGGCCGGTGTGCTCGTCGACGATCATGACTTCGCCGTCGATGACGACGTAGTCCTTGTCGGCCTTGAAGAGCTCCTTGGCCTTGATCGCGTTGTTGAGGTAACCGACGAGCGGGGTGTTCACCGACTCGTAGAGGTTCTCGATGCCGAGCCAGTCCTCGACCTTGGCGACACCGGTCTCGTGGATGGCGACGGTGCGCTTCTTCTCGTCGACCTCGTAGTCGCCGGTCTCCTCGATGCCCTTCAGCGGCTGGCCGGCCTCGCCCTTGGTCAGGCGGGTCACCAGCTTCGCGAAGTCGCCGTACCACTTCGTGGCCTGGTCGGCGGGGCCGGAGATGATCAGCGGGGTACGCGCCTCGTCGACGAGGATCGAGTCGACCTCGTCGACCACGGCGAAGTTGTGGCCGCGCTGGACGAGCTCGTCCTGGGACCACGCCATGTTGTCGCGCAGGTAGTCGAAGCCGAACTCGTTGTTCGTGCCGTAGGTGATGTCGCAGCTGTACTGCTCGCGGCGCTGCGCGGGCGACATGTTCGCCAGGATGCAGCCGACCTCCAGGCCGAGGAACTTGTGCACCCGGCCCATCAGCTCGGAGTCACGCTCGGCGAGGTAGTCGTTCACCGTGATCAGGTGGACGCCCTTGTCGGACAGCGCGTTCAGGTACGCGGGCAGCGTGCCGACGAGGGTCTTGCCCTCACCGGTCTTCATCTCGGCCACGTAGCCGAGGTGCAGCGCCGCGCCACCCATGATCTGGACGTCGTAGTGCCGCTGGCCGAGAACGCGCTTGGCCGCCTCGCGCACGGTCGCGAACGCCTCGGGCAGCAGGTCGTCCAGGCTCTCGCCGTCCTGGAAACGCTGCTTGTACTCGTCCGTGAGCGCCCGCAACTCGGCGTCGGAGAGGTTGACGAAGTCCTCTTCGATGGAGTTGACCTGGTCCGCGATGCGGTGCAGTTTGCGCAGGATCTTGCCTTCGCCTGCACGCATGAGCTTGTTGAAGACGGACACCGAGGTTTGTCTCCTTGCCGGTCGGGCCTGGGCACTGTACGTACACGGGCACGGCAGGTGGGCCCCACCGCAACGGCCATCGTAAGCGAGGACGTGGCCGCGTCGGGAGGTCCGCCGTTTCCCTGAGGGCACGGGTGCCCGGATTGAGAACGTACGGGGGACACCGAAGGTGCCGCATCGCCCGGAGGGATCACCGAAAATTGTTCGCCCCCGTCACCGGGACGGCAGCAGAATTCGTTCATGGAGCCCACGACACTGAGCACGGACCGATTGGTATTGCGGCCTTTCACCGCCGCGGACGAGGACGAGGTCTACGCCGCGGCGCAGGACGCCGACATCCAGCGCTGGACGGTGGTCCCCTCCCCCTACGGGCACGCCGACGCGCACGCCTTCGTGAACGAGATCGCCCCGACCGGCTGGCGCGAGGGCACGGCCATGCCCTTCGCCGTACATCTGGGGGCGCGGGGCCCGCTGGTCGCGTCCGTCGGCGTACACGTCCGCGGCACCGGCGGCTTCGCGAGCCACGAGATCGGCTACTGGGCGACCAAGGAACACCGCGGCCACGGCTACATGACCGAGGCGGTCCTGGCCGTCGCCCGCTGGGCCTTCACCGAGCTGGGCGTCGCCCGGCTGGAATGGCGGGCCGAGGTCGGCAACGCGGGCTCCCGCGCCGTGGCCGAGAAGGCCGGCTTCCGGGTCGAGGGCGTCATGCGGGCCGGCATCGAGCAGCGCGGCACCGCCCGCGACTGCTGGGTCGGCGCCCTGCTCCCCTCCGACCTGGGCCTGCCCTCGCGACTGCCCTACCTGCCCGCTGTCAGTGGTACGTCCTAGTCTGCTGGGATGACTTCGGGCACCGCTTCGCTCTCCCTGTCCGCCGACGACGCCCGGCGCATCGCCCTGCGCGCGCAGGGCTTCCTCGGCGCCCCCGACCGGCGCGGCGGGGTCCGCGGGGTCCTGCGCCACCTGGGCGCCGTGCAGCTGGACACCATCTCGGTCCTGGCCCGCTCGCACGAGCTGATCCCTTACGCGCGCCTGGGCGCCGTGGGCCGGGACGCCGTCGAGCGGGCGTACTGGTCGGACCGGCACGCCTTCGAGTACTGGTCGCACGCCGCCTGCATCCTGCCGATCGAGGAATGGCCGCATTTCGCGTTCCGCCGCCGGGCCAACCGGGCACGCGGCCACCGCTGGCACATCCTGGAGGACAAGCAGCACTCGACGCGGGCGGTCCTGGACCGGCTGAAGGCGGACGGCCCGCTGACCTCCACCGAACTGGGCGGCGCCAAGAACGGCGGCGAGTGGTTCGAGTGGTCCGAGACCAAGATCGCGGTGGAGTGGCTGCTGGACACCGGCGAGGTGGTCTGCAGCGAGCGCCGCGGCTGGAAGCGGGTCTACGACCTGCCCGAGCGGGCCGTTCCCGACGCGTTGCTCCACGACGACCTGGACGACCGCGAGTGCCTGCGCCGCCTGGTCGCCCTGGCCGGCCGGTCCCTGGGCGTCGGCACCCGCGCCGACCTCGCGGACTACCACCGTCTCAAGGGCGAGCAGTTCGACGCGGTGGTCGCGGACTCCGGGCTGGTCCCGGTCGAGGTGGAGGGCTGGTCCAAGCCGGCCTGGGCGGACCCGGCGGCTCTCGCGCAGCCCGCCAGGGGCCGCCACCGCACGACGCTGCTCTCGCCGTTCGACTCCCTGGTCTGGGACCGCCCCCGCACGGAGCGGATCTTCGGTTTCACGCACCGCCTGGAGGCGTACGTGCCCAAGCCGAAGCGGATACACGGGTACTTCGCGATGCCGCTGCTGGCCGGCGGCCGGCTCCAGGGCCGCGTCGACCCGGCCCGCGAGGGCCGCACCCTGGTCGCCCGGCAGCTCTCGCTCACCTCCCCGAAGGCCGCGGGCGCGATGGCCCTGGCTCTGCGGGAGGCGGCGGAATGGGTCGGCTGCGAGGACGTACGCGTCGAACGCGCGAGTTCGCCCGCGGAAGCGGCGGCCGTCACCGCGGAACTGGCCGCTCTCTGAGCCCTGGGGATGTCCTGCCGGTCGGGCCGGACATCCCGTGGGCCGGCCAGGCCGTCCCTTCCGGGGACGGCCTAGCGGATTTCGAGGATCTTTTCCCGCATCGCGTAGACCACGGCCTCCATCCGGGAGTGCAGCTGCAGCTTCTCCAGGATGTTGCGGACGTGGTTCTTCACGGTGTTCTCGGAAATGAACAACTGCTTGGCGATATCACGGTTGTTCATACCGGTGGCCACCAGCTTCAGGACCTCCAGCTCCCGGTCCGTCAGCCGCGGCGCGGGCACCAGCCGCCGCTCGTCGGTCCGCTGGATCATCGACTTGAACTCGGTGAGCAGCTTCGACGCCATCGACGGGCTGATCTGCGACTGGCCGTCCGCCACCGCCCGGATCGCCGTGGCCACCTCGTCCGTCGAGATCTCCTTCAGGAGGTAGCCGGTCGCGCCCGCCTTGATCGCGTCGTAGAGGTCCGCCTCCTCGTCGCTGATCGTCAGCATGATGATCTTCGCGGAGGGGGCCACCTCCTTGATCGAGGTGCACGCCTCGATCCCACCGCGCCGGGGCATCCGCACGTCCATCAGCACGATGTCCGGAAGCAGGTCGGCCGCCTTGTCCACGGCCTCCGCCCCGTCCCCGGCCTCACCGACGACCTGGATGTCCTCCTCCTGCGCGAGGACGATCTCCAGTCCCCGCCGGAAGAGCGCGTGGTCATCGACCACGAGCACCCTGATGGGCTCCCGGGCGGTCTCCTGCGCCGGGTCGTCCGTCCCGCGGCAGCCCGCGACGCCGTCGTCCCCGCGCACCGGCCCGAAGCTGTCCGCCATCGTTCCTCCCCCTGCATGTGCTCAGCTGCTGGGCCAACCGGACACACACCGCAGCCGGTTGACTGCACGCCATGATTCCATGCCCGCGCCACGGCCCGGGGGCCACAAGTGAGCCACCTGGCGCATACCCGTCGTACACCCGTCACACAGATGCCCCCGGGCGGGCGCCTGAGCGCCTGCCCGGGGGCGACGAACCGATGTGATCGATCTCAGCCGCCGAGCGCGCCACCGGCGCCGCCCCGCGGCTCCTCCGAGCTGGAGGCACCGTCCGGGTTCACGTGGATGACTCCGTAGTCATAGGCATGACGGCGGTAGACAACACTGGGCAACTTCGTCTCGGAGTCGACGAACAGATAGAAGTCGTGGCCGACCAGTTCCATCTCGTACAGGGCCTGGTCGAGCGACATCGGTGCGGCCGAGTGGGTCTTCTCGCGGACGATGAGCGGGCCTTCGCCCTGCACCTCGATGGATCCGATCCGGGTGATCGGTACCCCGTCCTTCTTCTCCTCGGACACCGGCTGGCCGCTGCCGTTCAGCGAGGCGACGCCCGGCACCACGTCGGCGACCTCCGCCGCCGAGATCCGGCCGCTGCCGCGGCGGGTGTAACGCTTGTCGTGCTGCTTGCGCAGCCGGGCCTCCAGCTTGTCCTGAGCGAGGTCCAGCGCCGCATACGCGTCGGCGGCGGCGGCCTCGGCCCGGATCACCGGGCCCCGCGAACGCAGGGTGATCTCCACGCGGTCGGAACGGTCGGCCTGACGCGGGTTGTGCTCCTTGGACACCTCGACGTCCAAGCTGATCACCTTGGCGTCGAGCTTCTGGATCCGCTCCGGATTCAGCTTCTCGGCCACGTGCTTGCGGAACCGCTCGGGCACCTCGGTCTTGCGGCCCTTGACGACGATGTCCACGCAGAACTCCGTTCCCGGATAGCTCCACCCGACGGGGCGAAGCGTCTCCCTTTCGCACCAGACTCCGGTGAAGGCCGGAGCCTCGGACTTGGCGACTTTCACCTCCTCCTCCCCCATCGGCAAGATCAACACCCCACCGACTTCGGAGTCGAGAGACAGCCTCCTGAGTTCCTTACAACCGAACATATCCCTCTATGGCGGTTGTCGGCACCCGCTACCGGAATGTACTTCCGACGAAGTGGCTGTTCCCTCTTACTACCTGCAACGATGGGCCTTCCCCGCCAGTTCCGAATCTATTCACAAGATTTTTCTTCTGTACGAGTTGCTCAAACGCGCGGCACCCGCTCGATCCGTCTGAACGAGTCCGCCGGCGCGGCCACCACCGCCGCCCTCAGCGCCGCCCCCGGGCCCGTGACCAGCCCCGCGGCACGCACCGCCCGGGCCGCCTCCGCCAGCGTCGCCCCGGTGGTGACGAGGTCGTCCACCAGCACGATCCGGGTCCCGTCCGGCAGGAGCGCCCGCGCACCCCGGCGCACCGCCAGCGCCCCCGCGAGGTTCTCCCGGCGCTGCCGGGCCCCCAGCCCCGCCTGGTCCGCCACCGCCCGCCGCAGCCCCAGTACGGGCGCCACCCGCGCGCGAACACCCGTCCGCCGCAGCCGCCCCGCGGCCGCCAGGGCGATCCTGCGCGCCGGATCGTGCCCGCGCGCCCGCACCTGCCGCCGCGCCGACGGGACCGGGACCAACGCCACCTCCCCCGCGCCACCCGGCCCGGACACACCACCGCGGCCGGCACCGCCCGCGACGGCCACCGCCAGCGCGGCACCGAGCACCCCGGCCAGCGGCAGCGCCCCGCGCTCCTTGTGGGCCAGCAGGAGGCTCCGTACGGCCCCCTCGTACACGGCGGCGGCCCGTACCACCGGCAGCCCCGCGGGCCGCGGAGACGGCCGCACCGGCCCCTCCCCGGCCCCGCTCAGCGCATCCCGGCACTCGGCGCACACCAGCACACGGACCGCCCCGCAGCCGGCGCAGTCCACCGGCAGGACCAGCCCGGCGAACTCCTGCCACCAACCCCGCACGGCTCCACACTGACGGGCGCGGCACCACCCCGCGACCCCTGTGGACAACCCGCTCCGCGAGGGCGGGTCAGCCCGGGTACACCGGAGACCGGCCGCCCGCCACCGTGCGCCACTGCGCCCCCGGCGGCAGCCACACGATGCCGTCCTCCGAGTAGGCGACCACCGGCTTCGGCTTCGCCTCGTCCTCCGTGGCCGCGACCGCCACCTCCGACAGCCCGGTGGCCCCCGGCAGGCTCGCCGCGACCATCGAACCGTCGGCCAGCATGTAGCGGGCCTGCTGCACGCCGCCGTTCTCCCGGCCCACCACCAGCAGCCGCCCGCGCGGCGCCCAGCTCATCGCCGTCACGTCGACCATCTGCGGGGCCGCCGGACGCAGCTCGCGCACCGACACCGCCGAGGAGTCCGTCTTGCCGTCGGGCCGCTCGATCCGCCCCACGTAGAGCACCTTGTTGCCGTCGGGCTGCTCCACCAGCAGCGCGATCCGCGCCCCGTCCGCGGACGCCTTCAACGAGACGATCTTTCGCCCGTCGAGCCCCGCGACCTGCACCTTCTCCGGCGTCCCGGCACCACCGGGCACCCGCCACAGCCCCAGCGCCTGAGGATCCCGGTCCGCGACCCACAGATCACCCGAAGCGTCCCAGCTCGGCGCGGTCAGCAGCGCCGCCTTGCCGCCCTTGCCGATCGGCAACGGCTGCGGCATCGTCCCGCCCCCGACCAGCGCGACGACGTACAGCGCGTGCTCGTCCTCGGAGATCACGGCCGCGCGCCGCTCGTCGTGCGAGACCGCCGCCGATCTGACCTTGAACCCCGGAGGCGTGGCCAGCGGCCCCGGCACCGATTCGAACCGGGCCTGCTGGTCCTCGCTGCTCGTGTCCAACTTCATCCGGACCAGCCGCTTGTCGTTGTCGACGAAGTACTGGAACTCGGGAATCTTGGGCCGCCCCGCGATCGCGGTCGCGCTCACCTCGCTCACCGAGCACAGCGACGTCGACTTCCCGCCGGCCCGCACCAGTTCGACCTGGTCCAGCCGGGAGCCCGTCAGATCCTTGACCGTGTACAGGAGTTGGGTGGCCATCTTCTTGCACTGCGGCTGCGCGACGTTCTCGGCCTTCTCGTTGAGCGGCACGCGCAGCGTGTTCTGCCCGTCGTACGAAAGGGACTTGGTGCCCGGGCTCAGTTCCGTACCGGTGGGGAAGCTGGACTCCACGACCGGGGCCAGCCACCGCGAAGGACCGGCCAGCAGCGACTGCACGGTCTGCGTGGTCGGGTCCATCCGCGAGTCCGGATCGGTGCGCTGACGCACGTAGACGGGATCGGCGACGAGCGTGCCGCCCGCGAAGTAGTACTTGTTGACCGG comes from Streptomyces virginiae and encodes:
- the secA gene encoding preprotein translocase subunit SecA, which produces MSVFNKLMRAGEGKILRKLHRIADQVNSIEEDFVNLSDAELRALTDEYKQRFQDGESLDDLLPEAFATVREAAKRVLGQRHYDVQIMGGAALHLGYVAEMKTGEGKTLVGTLPAYLNALSDKGVHLITVNDYLAERDSELMGRVHKFLGLEVGCILANMSPAQRREQYSCDITYGTNNEFGFDYLRDNMAWSQDELVQRGHNFAVVDEVDSILVDEARTPLIISGPADQATKWYGDFAKLVTRLTKGEAGQPLKGIEETGDYEVDEKKRTVAIHETGVAKVEDWLGIENLYESVNTPLVGYLNNAIKAKELFKADKDYVVIDGEVMIVDEHTGRILAGRRYNEGMHQAIEAKEGVDIKDENQTLATITLQNFFRLYSKLSGMTGTAMTEAAEFHQIYKLGVVPIPTNRDLVRKDQPDLIYRTEVAKFAAVVDDIAEKHEKGQPILVGTTSVEKSEYLSQQLSKRGIPHEVLNAKQHDREATIVAQAGRRGAVTVATNMAGRGTDIKLGGNPDDLAEAELRQQGLDPEEHIEEWAHALPAALTRAEAAVKAEFEEVKELGGLYVLGTERHESRRIDNQLRGRSGRQGDPGESRFYLSLGDDLMRLFKAQMVERVMAMANVPDDVPIENKMVTRAIASAQSQVETQNFETRKNVLKYDEVLNNQREVIYGERRRVLEGEDLQDQVRHMMDDTIDAYIAAETVEGFAEEWDLERLWGAFRQLYPVKVTIEELEDAAGDRAGITAEFIAESVKDDIHEQYETREKTLGSEIMRELERRVVLSVLDRKWREHLYEMDYLQEGIGLRAMAQKDPLVEYQREGFDMFNAMQEGIKEESVGYLFNLEVQVEQQVEELPVQDAAPSLTKEPVGARPEIRAKGLDAPQRPDRLHFSAPTVDGEGGVVEGDFDSDVAGGDGDGMTRAERRKAQKAAGGRRRKK
- a CDS encoding GNAT family N-acetyltransferase, coding for MEPTTLSTDRLVLRPFTAADEDEVYAAAQDADIQRWTVVPSPYGHADAHAFVNEIAPTGWREGTAMPFAVHLGARGPLVASVGVHVRGTGGFASHEIGYWATKEHRGHGYMTEAVLAVARWAFTELGVARLEWRAEVGNAGSRAVAEKAGFRVEGVMRAGIEQRGTARDCWVGALLPSDLGLPSRLPYLPAVSGTS
- a CDS encoding winged helix-turn-helix domain-containing protein codes for the protein MTSGTASLSLSADDARRIALRAQGFLGAPDRRGGVRGVLRHLGAVQLDTISVLARSHELIPYARLGAVGRDAVERAYWSDRHAFEYWSHAACILPIEEWPHFAFRRRANRARGHRWHILEDKQHSTRAVLDRLKADGPLTSTELGGAKNGGEWFEWSETKIAVEWLLDTGEVVCSERRGWKRVYDLPERAVPDALLHDDLDDRECLRRLVALAGRSLGVGTRADLADYHRLKGEQFDAVVADSGLVPVEVEGWSKPAWADPAALAQPARGRHRTTLLSPFDSLVWDRPRTERIFGFTHRLEAYVPKPKRIHGYFAMPLLAGGRLQGRVDPAREGRTLVARQLSLTSPKAAGAMALALREAAEWVGCEDVRVERASSPAEAAAVTAELAAL
- a CDS encoding response regulator; translated protein: MADSFGPVRGDDGVAGCRGTDDPAQETAREPIRVLVVDDHALFRRGLEIVLAQEEDIQVVGEAGDGAEAVDKAADLLPDIVLMDVRMPRRGGIEACTSIKEVAPSAKIIMLTISDEEADLYDAIKAGATGYLLKEISTDEVATAIRAVADGQSQISPSMASKLLTEFKSMIQRTDERRLVPAPRLTDRELEVLKLVATGMNNRDIAKQLFISENTVKNHVRNILEKLQLHSRMEAVVYAMREKILEIR
- the hpf gene encoding ribosome hibernation-promoting factor, HPF/YfiA family, whose protein sequence is MDIVVKGRKTEVPERFRKHVAEKLNPERIQKLDAKVISLDVEVSKEHNPRQADRSDRVEITLRSRGPVIRAEAAAADAYAALDLAQDKLEARLRKQHDKRYTRRGSGRISAAEVADVVPGVASLNGSGQPVSEEKKDGVPITRIGSIEVQGEGPLIVREKTHSAAPMSLDQALYEMELVGHDFYLFVDSETKLPSVVYRRHAYDYGVIHVNPDGASSSEEPRGGAGGALGG
- a CDS encoding ComF family protein, which produces MRGWWQEFAGLVLPVDCAGCGAVRVLVCAECRDALSGAGEGPVRPSPRPAGLPVVRAAAVYEGAVRSLLLAHKERGALPLAGVLGAALAVAVAGGAGRGGVSGPGGAGEVALVPVPSARRQVRARGHDPARRIALAAAGRLRRTGVRARVAPVLGLRRAVADQAGLGARQRRENLAGALAVRRGARALLPDGTRIVLVDDLVTTGATLAEAARAVRAAGLVTGPGAALRAAVVAAPADSFRRIERVPRV
- a CDS encoding LpqB family beta-propeller domain-containing protein yields the protein MDAEPLDARAGRARVRRRRLRTVRAYAFGAVGLLLAGCASMPDSGDIRPVQASQGVDSQVRVFGVPPADKASPAEIVDGFLEAMTSDDPQLETARKYLTEAAAKNWKPGSAVTVLSSGLNRVPNRGEKDPEGPRWKVTGKKLATVDEHSAYQPQTGAREYEEFLQLVQNEDKQWRISTPPSGLVLSESDFQRIYMPVNKYYFAGGTLVADPVYVRQRTDPDSRMDPTTQTVQSLLAGPSRWLAPVVESSFPTGTELSPGTKSLSYDGQNTLRVPLNEKAENVAQPQCKKMATQLLYTVKDLTGSRLDQVELVRAGGKSTSLCSVSEVSATAIAGRPKIPEFQYFVDNDKRLVRMKLDTSSEDQQARFESVPGPLATPPGFKVRSAAVSHDERRAAVISEDEHALYVVALVGGGTMPQPLPIGKGGKAALLTAPSWDASGDLWVADRDPQALGLWRVPGGAGTPEKVQVAGLDGRKIVSLKASADGARIALLVEQPDGNKVLYVGRIERPDGKTDSSAVSVRELRPAAPQMVDVTAMSWAPRGRLLVVGRENGGVQQARYMLADGSMVAASLPGATGLSEVAVAATEDEAKPKPVVAYSEDGIVWLPPGAQWRTVAGGRSPVYPG